A DNA window from Ornithobacterium rhinotracheale DSM 15997 contains the following coding sequences:
- the serS gene encoding serine--tRNA ligase has translation MLLVNEIREQRARIEEGLKKRNIEDLSFLDQIIEQDDIRKQTQFELDNALSESNQLSKQIGELFKSGKAQEANELKAKTADLKTKTKELQEQLNAAKQKVEELLFQIPNVLHESVPFGKGENENVEEFRSGDEYDREGLPHWELAKKYNLIDFELGTKITGAGFPVYRGKGAVLQRSLINYFLNKNTAAGYEEFQMPLMVNEASARGTGQLPDKEAQMYEVPLDGFYLIPTAEVPVTNVYRDVILEDKDFPILMTGYTPCFRREAGSYGKDVRGLNRLHQFDKVEIVRIEKPENSYAALEEMKKHVASILDELGLTYRILHLCGGDTGFASASTYDFEVWSSAQKRWLEVSSVSNFETFQANRLKLRYKTEKGTALCHTLNGSSLALPRIVAALLEHYQTEDGIQIPEVLQGLCGFDVIK, from the coding sequence ATGCTACTTGTAAACGAGATTAGAGAGCAACGCGCTCGTATTGAGGAAGGTCTTAAAAAAAGAAATATCGAAGATTTAAGCTTTTTAGACCAAATTATTGAACAAGATGATATAAGAAAACAAACTCAGTTTGAATTAGATAACGCACTTTCGGAATCCAACCAGCTTTCAAAGCAAATTGGCGAGCTTTTTAAATCTGGCAAGGCACAAGAAGCCAACGAACTTAAAGCTAAAACTGCGGATTTAAAAACTAAAACCAAAGAATTACAAGAGCAATTAAACGCTGCGAAACAGAAAGTGGAAGAATTATTATTCCAAATTCCGAATGTTTTGCACGAGTCTGTTCCATTTGGGAAAGGCGAAAACGAGAATGTGGAAGAGTTCAGAAGTGGCGACGAATATGATAGAGAAGGGCTGCCACACTGGGAATTGGCTAAAAAATATAATTTAATCGATTTTGAATTAGGAACTAAAATCACGGGAGCAGGTTTCCCAGTTTATCGTGGAAAAGGTGCCGTGTTACAGCGTTCTTTGATCAATTATTTCTTAAACAAAAACACAGCCGCAGGCTATGAGGAGTTTCAAATGCCGCTTATGGTAAACGAGGCTTCGGCTCGCGGAACAGGGCAATTGCCTGACAAAGAAGCGCAAATGTATGAAGTGCCACTTGACGGATTTTATTTAATCCCGACAGCTGAGGTGCCTGTGACCAATGTGTACCGCGATGTGATTTTGGAAGACAAAGATTTCCCGATTTTAATGACAGGTTACACGCCATGTTTCCGTCGTGAGGCAGGCTCTTATGGTAAAGATGTGAGAGGGCTCAATCGTTTGCACCAATTTGACAAAGTAGAAATTGTGCGTATTGAAAAGCCAGAAAATTCTTATGCCGCTCTAGAGGAAATGAAAAAACATGTCGCATCGATTTTAGATGAATTGGGCTTAACTTATAGAATTTTGCACCTTTGCGGTGGCGACACAGGATTTGCATCGGCGTCTACCTACGATTTTGAAGTTTGGTCTTCGGCACAAAAAAGATGGTTGGAGGTAAGTTCAGTTTCAAACTTTGAAACTTTCCAAGCCAATCGTTTAAAACTGAGATACAAAACCGAAAAAGGCACTGCACTTTGCCACACCTTAAACGGAAGTTCATTAGCTTTGCCACGCATCGTAGCGGCATTGCTTGAGCATTACCAAACCGAGGACGGAATCCAAATTCCAGAAGTATTGCAAGGACTTTGCGGTTTTGATGTGATTAAATAA